The window CACCAACATCATATGCACTCATAGGTATCACTGACTAAAAGGTTTCAtgtcacctctctctctcatttgcaCGTGCGTAGTCTCACACTATTTTGAGCTGTTTGGATATTAACTTCTCTAATTCTACTCTGACTACTTTAATATGGAAAAAAGGTACGCAGAGATAATTGAGGACTTCAAGAAAGATCCTGAAAGTCACGGTGGACCCCCTAATTGCATTGTAAGTCAAGTTCCTAATAAGTCATTGGAGTTTACCAAATTGAAAGcacttttattttctatatttgaAACCGTTTTATGACACagactgaattttttttcttggtggaTTATTGAAGCTTCTTTGTAGGCTTCGTGAGGAATTGCTCAGAGAATTAGGATTCAAAGATATATTCAAGACAGTTAAGGTAATTGTCAATTTTATTACTTGATAGAATTCAATTGGCTTCATTTTTCCATTTCCATGTAAGTGTATGTTTCTCATTTTTATGAattgaaatttcacatgtgccAGGATGAAGAAAATGTTAAAGCCATCTCGCTTTTTGCGGATGTTATTCGACTTAATGATGccattgaagatgatgaaaaacTTGCAGAGAGCTTGGTTAGGGGAATATTTGCAGGAAACGTATTTGATCTAGGCTCTGCACAGGTATGTCTAGTACCTAAGGGCATGGATGTTACATTTAACAGTGTCATATTGGATTTCAAAGTGATCTGTCATTAGCGTCTACTAATGCATCAAACTCTAGTTCTATGGTGTCGAGTGTTGACTGTTGACTACTCATTTTTTCTGCATGTGTTTGGTTTTGGATCTATATATGCCATCTCAACAGAATTGTAAATTTGTAATTGTTGATGTGGttttataattaatttagaCAGTTGAAGTGTGAAGAAGTTTCAGaaattatttttgataaatGAAAGGAAAATAGTAATGGTCTTTGAAGGAATGGTACTTTCAAGTGTGAGAATACATTGAAACAGCTTTGGGCACTGAGATCTAtgaaatattcaaaaaatgggtttttgcaAGTAATTATCAATCTTGAAACTAAATCCTGTCATGCTATGCGGCATGAACTTGTTGGAGGTGAACCTTCTTCATTTTAAGCCTCATGTTTCACCTTGGGAGCTGGGTTCAGTTGTTGACATGAATGCGTATAAAAAATCTTAGTAATCTGGAGCCTAATTTTCATCAATCTTTCAGCTAATTCTACCTTCTCTTGAAGTAGCTAATTATAGGGATAGGGCACATTTACCTTGCTTGAATCTCTCATAATTATGAAACTTAGCATTTGTATCCACTGGGAATTGGGATCCCAATGGTTATTTATCTATGCTTTGCATTTCTTGAAGCTTGCAGAGGTTTTCGCTAAGGATGGAATGTCCTTTCTGGCTAGTTGTCAAAATCTTGTGCCTCGACCTTGGGTTATTGATGATTTGGACACATTTAAGCTCCGATGGAGTAAAAAGTCTTGGAAAAAGGTTTACTCCTATCTCCCTTGCTATTTCCTTTAGCTAGTAACCTTTTATTTCTCTGTGAACTTGTATTTTAATGATGTAGAGTGGGAAAAGAAAGTATTGTTGTTTTATTGGGCACTAATcagcttgtttggttttatgACAGGCTGTAATTTTTGTAGATAATTCTGGTGCAGATATCATCTTGGGAATCCTGCCATTTGCCCGAGAGTTACTTCGACGTGGGACACAGGTTTGTTTTCAGTGCCTAAAAGGTTAAAAAACAGTTGACACTCCAAAATTTATATCTAGGGCCTGGATATTAGATAAAGCTTAACTCTTCGGCATCGGATGAATGATGAATCTTTGTGCCTCTAATCAGATCTCCACAGTACTTGTATAATTAAGGACCAAATGTCTGTCTTTTTGAGGAGTGGAACTAATGACTCAGATAAATTGAATTCGTGTACTGCAAGTTGTTGAATGTAACAAATAAATTAGTGAACTAGGTTAATTGATCAGCTTAATGATTCTATATCAGGATCTGTATAACTTTATGTTAAATCGGATCTAGGTACTTAAATTCAGTAAGCAACCTACCAATCGAAGACTGCAATTGAACACTAATTAGATTAAAGTATGAACATGGCAACTTTATTTTAAAATGGAAGTAAGAATTCTTCATATctctaataaagaaaacaatcGTAGTGGGCTACATCTTTCTTGTACTGAGGTTGGATGTTATGTCGTTTTGTCATATTTAGCATAAATTGATAACTCAAATATTTTGATCTAGGTTGTTTTAGCCGCTAATGACTTGCCTTCGATCAATGATGTAACCTACCCTGAACTTATCGAGATCGTCGCAAAGGTATTGGAAGATTGTTTTTCTTGATTATGTGATATGCCTATATATTATACTCCTGACATTTTGAGCAACATTTAGTTGAAGGATGAGAAGGGACAGCTCATGGGTGTTGACACTTCAAATCTTTTGATTGCCAATTCTGGTAATGATTTGCCGGTAAGAAAATGGGCCatcatttttggttcaatgaTAAGTCGATTGTTCTCTGTGTTCTTGTTGTAAATAGATTGATTATAATTCCTATCGTAATAGTTCTTTCTTGCTTTACATTTCATCTTTAGGTTATTGATCTTGCAAGAGTGTCACAACAGCTTGCTGAAGTGGCAAGTGATGCAGACTTGGTTGTCTTGGAAGGGATGGTAAGTGATCCTACTTAATTGAGTGAAACTGATTTATTATCAGCGTATGGGTTGTCCAGGAATCTGTCCTTTGTGGGTTCAATGCTGAACCTGCAAGGGCCAAAAAATGCTATTTGGTGGTTCCAATTGGTCAGACACAGTTAATGACCAAATAATTCACGTAATTCTTTCGGTAGAAGAAGCTCAACGTGCCTCTTGATATTTAGAAAGCCATGGGTCTTAATGCTGTGGCCCTTGTGAAGTAAAAATGCCATGATAATCATCAATaacttaaaaaaggaaaaaaataaatggcTATGACCCCCTCATAAGTTATCCATGAGTCAGTGCTAATATCATTTACATATCCTATATTTTGCACATGGCTGAAATTAGTTGAACTTCTGATTCACTGCTTATTGATTTACTTTCTCAATGTTGTGTAATGCAAATCTTTGTTTCCGTACGCAGGGTCGTGGGATAGAAACAAACCTTTATGCACAATTTAAATGCGACTCTCTCAAGATTGGAATGGTAATTTGTTTTCTAAAACATGACCtcatttttcctatttctgcTCCTTTATAAAATTTCCAGAAACTTGACATCCATGTTATTATTTTTCCCCTATGTTACatatatttcatattttttccttATCTGTATCGTGCTACtatttttgatgattttttgtTAACCTGGTTTCTTATTTGCAGGTGAAGCATCCAGAGGTTGCTCAGTTCTTAGGAGGAAGGCTCTACGATTGTGTCTTCAAGTACAATGAATTTTCGAGTTGATTAAACATTACTTCTTTTCAAATGTTTATCACTGCTATTCTCACATGGAGAAGGGCTACTTGCTCATATGAACAATAAGAGAAAACCAGACCTTTTTTTTATTcggtaaaaataaaatcagactTGAGTAAATTAGTAGAGAAAGCAAAGACAGTTGAAGTCGTCATTTTTATTTGGGATCAGATAGCATGAATCTATTACATTGGGCTGTGGTCCTATGATTTCAAAAGGAGTTATTGTATTGTGAGTTCATGGAACTTCATGCCACTGTGCGCTTGAGATTTCATATTTTCATATCAATTTCTATAAAGTACCTCTCCTCCCacacccttttttgtttttggttttttgggtgTCAACTGTCAACTAATCCATTTCGACTTCTCAAAGAGAAAAGGGTGCCATTTGGATACAGCAGGAACTTTATGGGCTGAGACATTCTGAGATGAATAAGTACAAAAAGATGGTAAAAATGAAATTGTTTCATTAGCTTCCTAATATCAAATAAGATAGGATCTATCTGAGCCActgttttaaaaatcagaattggatcAGTCGAATCGGCCATGACTGATCCTGATTTTGGACGTGTTCTGTAACGActgattcttgtgttttttgggactggattttcagattttgaGGGGCCGATATGGATTGCATGTATCAGCCAAAGGGCTTTATCAATCCAGCCAAAACGATATGGAAGGGCATCGGTATCATAGAGAGCTCAACTCCCAACGGAAAGTATATGGTCAGTTTAGCTTTTAAGGTCTAAACTCTAGTGTAAACCCCAATTCTAAGTTCTAACAGCAAATCTGCAAATGTACTCCAGGCTAATGAAACATGAAGTAATGGTTTTGGCTAGTTTTTATTGAAAACGAAACACAGGAGATTACACTTTCACCAAATCTGAACAATATgggaaagaacaaaaagaaaaagaacagagaAGGTTATGAGAAAGCAAACTACTTCTTCTTGGTAGGATAAGAAGCCATTTTGTTGATTCCACATAGCCCTTCAGATTTTCCTGTGTTTCTCTTCATTCTTATATAACCTTTCTCTCCCCATTTTGGTCCCCATGAGTTCTTCACGTTGATGTAATCCTGGCCATTTGTTGAACCATATCCGACCGCTGCGACTCCATGGTCCAGTTCGGTTCCACAGTGGCCATTGAAAACTCCCTGTTAAGCCAATAAAATCATGATTCAAATCAAGATTTAAGGCAATTATAAAAATACATTCATGTGTAAACAATCACGGATGTTGTATGATTGGTTCTCTGTTAGTAAAGGATGTCAATTTCAAAccgtt is drawn from Telopea speciosissima isolate NSW1024214 ecotype Mountain lineage unplaced genomic scaffold, Tspe_v1 Tspe_v1.0259, whole genome shotgun sequence and contains these coding sequences:
- the LOC122647906 gene encoding damage-control phosphatase At2g17340-like, which gives rise to SLGLFWYRKRGESDTTVPDAHIKAAEFDKRYAEIIEDFKKDPESHGGPPNCILLCRLREELLRELGFKDIFKTVKDEENVKAISLFADVIRLNDAIEDDEKLAESLVRGIFAGNVFDLGSAQLAEVFAKDGMSFLASCQNLVPRPWVIDDLDTFKLRWSKKSWKKAVIFVDNSGADIILGILPFARELLRRGTQVVLAANDLPSINDVTYPELIEIVAKLKDEKGQLMGVDTSNLLIANSGNDLPVIDLARVSQQLAEVASDADLVVLEGMGRGIETNLYAQFKCDSLKIGMVKHPEVAQFLGGRLYDCVFKYNEFSS